The following are encoded together in the Dysgonomonadaceae bacterium PH5-43 genome:
- a CDS encoding hypothetical protein (product_source=Hypo-rule applied) — protein MGAYLGIDEVALSQGELYTILINKAAKGRKGSIIAIIK, from the coding sequence ATGGGGGCTTACCTCGGAATTGATGAGGTAGCTCTTTCGCAAGGCGAACTCTATACTATTTTGATTAATAAAGCTGCTAAAGGAAGAAAAGGCAGTATCATTGCAATCATAAAA